The window CCGAGCCAAGCAACCCCCTCCCCTCGTTCcattcccctcctcgctcgattcgGCAGTGCCTCCTCCTCTGTTCgatccctaaccctaaccctaaggcGACGGCGCCGTTGCCCACGACCTCTCCCTTCACCGACGGCGTCGTTGCCCGCGGCCTCTCCCTTCACCGACGGCGCCGTTGCCCACGGCCTCTCCCTTCACCGACGGCGCCATCTCGTCTGAGTCCGAGCTGGAGGAGCACGTGTAcatcggggaggaagcagggccaGCACGCCGTGGGGAGGCAGCAAGGCCAGCACGTCATCGGTCTGTCCTTCTCCGGTTCCTCACCGAGCGCCACgaagaggaagaggtaatctttctGTCACTTGTACCATGGGATGTGGGCTTACGATTGAGGGAGGCTGCTGCGGATGGTACATGCCTGTGAATTGTGCATGAGAGGATTGAGCTGTAGCATATAGGCACTAGGTGTTGCTTGACCTGATAGTAATAGGGGGGCACTGGAAAGTTGGGATCTCTCTTTTTCTGAATCCACATATCAGATGTCTGATGTCTCTACCTGTAAAGGATATCCAAAATATTAAATTAAGTAGGCCATGTATGAAATTTTGTGAGTGAACTCTCTAAATACAAGTAGAATTATGTACCCATATAAAATTCAGACTAAATGTGAACTCCCTAAATACAAGCAGAATTATGTATTTCAGGAGTATGTAACAAGCAGAAAATAATTATGTACTCCAGGAGTATCTAACAAGCTGAAAATAATTTTAATCAATATAAATTTCAGACTCCACGTCCATGATTTGTACCTGTTTGATGTGCTGTTTTTTTTTTGTAGATAATGGTCAGGAGATAATTATGTTTATTTGAATGATTTTCTATGCTACAAAAAGAAGAAGATGAATTATTTGCGCTTGATTAATGTACTGACTGCAGATATTATGTGCTGTTTTTTTGTagataatggtgaaggagaaggggAATGAGAAGGGAAAGGGTGCTGGTAAGGAGAATGCGAAGGCGAAGGCAAAGGAGAAAAGCGTGAATTACCTAATTAGGCAAGATTCGGCGTTGCCTCCGCCGGTtccgaggaagaagaggaagcctAAGGTGCAGATTAGGAAGGAGAAAGACTTTCCCAATGCCCCAATGGGAGAGTTGATTTGTAGGTTAAAAAAACACCCTCCACCTCCGAGGCGTCTCCCCGACCGTACCGGTGCCGGCGTGCGTGCCGCGGAAGCCGCTGCCTCTACTATTGTAAGATTGCTTTACTTGATGCTTGATGTAGCCATATTTCCATATAACCATATAGGTGATGCTTGATGCTTATTTGTGTGCTCATGTGTGTTAGGTGGTAGATGACGAGGAGAAggaggatgaggacgaggaggaggatgaggacgaggacgtggacatggatcaggacaaggacaaggacaaggacaaggacGATGAGGAATATGAGGAGCAAAATCTATTTATAGTCCCGCCACAACCGAGTGCTGATATGTCGGATGATGATACATCAGAAGGGTATAAGGAATCAGCTGATGAACTAGAACGTGACACTATGTCCGAGGAATCACTTGTGCATGTTGTATCTAGTGAGGAGGAGGCAAGAGAAAGGAAAAAGAACAAGAGGCCAAGAGCCAATGCTCCTGTTAGGATGTCATCGGATGTTTGGGCCCATTTTCACAAGGTCAAAGAGCCATCGACGGAGCATCCGGGAGAGATTGTGTTGAAGGCTGTTTGTAATTATTGTCCCAAAAAGTGGTATGCGTATACGCAAGGTGGCAGCACCTCAACTATTGGAAGGCATATTTTAAAATGTGAAGGTTTAAGGAACAAGATCGCTAGgaatgccatccaaacaactcttgaaCTGCGCAAAATCAATGGTCCAACAAGTGCTCCAACAATGCACCCCTCTATTGAGTACAACCAAGGAATCGTCAAGGAGCTTATTGCTAAGATGATATGTGTGCATGAGTATTCATTTAGAATGGTTGAACATGAGTGGTTCAACATTCTGATGAAGTGCATGAATCCAAATTATAAACCCATTGGAAGGAAGGCAATATGAGCCGAGTGCATGAGGGTTTACAAGAACGAAAAAGAAGTGCTGAAATCTCTCCTAAAGGGTGTGAGCTCCATATGTCTAACTACAGATTTGTGGACAAGCAACCAAACCTTATCTTACATGTGTGTGGTTGCACACTATATAGATGGGAATTGGAACTtacaaacccgtgttcttgctttCATAGAGTTGGATCCTCCTCACTCTGGAAATGTCATTGTGGATGCTCTCTATGCGGTTGTGCTAGAATGAAATATTGAGACCAAAATTATGTCCGTCACACTTGACAACGCTTCAAACAATGATGGTGCGGTCGATGCTTTGAAGGCCAAGTTCTTGTTCCGGAGAGGTATGATTCTATCCTTGCTGAATATGCTTGCTGTTTTTGCTCATATGCTTGTTGTTTTTGGTCATATGCTTGCTGAATATGCTATTTTGTGCTCATATGCTTGCTGAATATGCTTGCTGTTTTGTGCTCATATGCTTGCTGAATATGCTTGCTATTTTGTGTGCTCATATGCTTGATGTTTGTGCTCACATGCTTGCTATTTTTGCTCATATGCTTGTTGCTATGCTCATATAGAAGCTCTTTTGTAGGTAAGGACTTTGAAGGCCAATATTTTCATATCCGTTGTTGTGCACACATCCTCAACTTGGTCGTGCAAGATGGGACAGCGATCTTAGATAATTTGATAAACAGCTTGAGAGAGACGGTGAAGTACTTCAAGAGGTCACCTTCTCGTCTCCATGCTTTTGTTGCCACTTGCAAAAGCTTGGGTGTCAAAGTTGGTAATCATTTACACTTGGATTGTAAAACAAGGTGGAGTTCAACCTTTAAGATGATTAGCACTGCCCGTGGATATAAGGAAGCCTTGACCTCTCATGCTGGTTCGAATGCCAACTATGCTTGGGCGCCGACAAACGCAGAGTGGGACATGTATGACCTTATCTCTCCATTACTTGAGAGTTTGGCTGAGGTGACAAAAGCATTTTCAGGAAGCTTATATCCCACTTCGAACATCTTCTACCCATACATTGTTGGTGTCAAGCTTGGAATCAAACATGCAATGGCTAGTGACAGTGACCACTACAAGGAAATGGGTGAAGcaatgttggagaagtttgacaAATATTGGGAAGAAAAGAACAATGCCATGGTGATCGCAACCATCTTTGATCCTAGGTACACATACTTGCTGTTTTTACTCTCGTGGTGGCTGTTTTTTTACTCATATGCTGTCTAATTCACTCCAATGCTATCATCTTTGATCCTAGGTACAAGATGGGTTACATAGAGTGGGCCTTTGGAGAACTATATGGAGAAGGAAGTACGAGGTTTAGGACTGAGATCAAAACTGTGGAGAAAGAGTTGGCAGCCTTGTATGACAAATGTGTTGCTCAAAATAAGCGAGCTGGAAATggagaaagctcatcttcctctacAAACATTCCTAGTATCCCGGTTCAAGCTGGGTACGAGTCCTCCTTATCGTCCCGTTCAACAAGAATATCAAAGAGTGAGTTCAGGAACTACTTAGAGGATGAGGTTGCCCCTCGCAACAAGGCTCTTGATCTTCTTGGTTGGTGGAAAGAGAATGCTCCATGGTACCCAATGTTGGCCAAGATAGCCAAGAGGTTCATTACTATCCCGGCTACCTCCATGTCTTCGGAATCTACCTTCAGCGCGACCGGAAGGATTTTAGGTATGTCAACTCATACTATTGAACTTTGGATATAAAGTTGTCAACTTCTCATCCTCAAACTAGTTTGTCAACTTGTGTCGTATTAGATGACTATAGGAGTTCGTTAAAACCGGTTATGGTGGAGGCATTAGTTTGTGGTGCAAGTTATATCAAGGGTGCTCATGTTGACTTGAATCTGGTGGTATGTTTGCCATCTTTTCCTTaccttttctttatttcttttttggTCTTGTTGTATGTGACGCGAGCATTTGTCAAACTTCCACACTTGTAGCCGAGGGATGAGAATGAAGAGGATGATGTTGAGAACATCAAGTTACCCACTGTGGTGGAGGAGATCAACGATTGGTAACTATTCTTCCTACATGTTTCACTTGTCATACGATACCAAATATTATTTATGTGAATGTTGCTTATCTTACTTGTAGACATTCATCATGTGGATGTTGATCTTGCTATTTTGGAGATGAATGTCAAAGTGATCTTTCTCATGTGAAGGCTACTTTTGCATTTCTGTTATGTTGAAACCTttcaagtcatgaactatgaattgTCACTGCTAGCTTGGAGATGAACCTCTCATTTGTGTTATGTTCAACTTGTCTATTGCCATGGACTTGGAATTGTTAGAGCAAGTTTGTGATCGTGTCGTTCAATGATGATAAGACCTTATGTTGTGGATGTGATATTGTGCTTAACCTGATTTGTGCCATCTTTCGTGTCAAAATCAGTTTGTGGATGTCCAAAAAACAAAGGAAATGCTGTCCAAATTTAGTTATTCTTGCTGTCCAAATTTAGTCATGTGCTTGTTGTCCAATTAGTTGTTTGTGGATGTGATATTCCTGCTGTTTCGGTCCAAAATTATGTGAAGAAACTTATCTAAAAACTGTGGTGATCAATGTttgtgcatgtgatttttgtgataTTGTTCCTCTCAAAATCATTTGTTTTGATGTCTAAAATACAAATAAAATGCTGTCTAAATGTAGTTATGACATACTAGTGGCCAACAAAGCACTCCCAGGCTGTTAAACAGAGTCCCGGCCATCGGTCCCGTTCGGTCCAGTCGAGCTGACCGAGCTTTGCTCCTCTCGGTCCGGTCCTGGAAAAATGGCTCGCTGGCCACATCGGTCCGGTCCGGACTGGACCGGCCGCGGCCGGTCCAAAGGCTGGCTCGGTCAAAGCCCGGACCGGACCGAACCGCGTCCACCCTGAGCGGCATCTTCATCAACTTCAAGGGGCAGTACTTCTCGGAGTTTTTCTCCCGCCCGTCGACGGGCCCGGCGATCGACGGAGGGTTCGACTTCCTGCCATGCATGGGCGTCGAGGTCAAGGACCACTGCAACATGGGCGTCAAGGTGAAAGACCACTGCAACGGCCTTTTGCTTTGCCGCGAGTCGAGCTACCGTGCACTGTCGTGCCCGCGCGAGTACGTCGTCAACCCGGCCACCCGGCGGTGGGCTCGTTTGCCCAAACGCCCCCCGCCGCTCATCCCAGGATTCGACCACACCGCCCACCTCACGTTCGAGCCCACCGTGTTGCCGCACTATCAGGTCTTTCTGATCCCACGCGTGCCATGGCGACTGCCATCCGACGGAGAATCCGGCGACGACGATGACAACCCGTTGCTCGAATTGGAGTGGCCTCCCGCGTCATACCTCGTCGATGTGTTCTCGTCGGTGACTCAGCGATGGGACACGGCAACCTTCCTTCGGGAAGGGGAAGCTTCCGGGATCGTCACCGACATGCAGTTGGAATGGTGGTATGATCCGTCTCTCTATCATGCCGTATACTGGCAAAGCGCACTCTACATCCATTGCCAACATGGCTATCTTACGAGGTACGTATCGTAGCTCACCTCAACAAATTGTACTATAAGTCTATATACCACCATGATTCACCCATGTCATGTCTATATTAATCTACTTTATCTGATTTGTTTGTGTTTGCAGAATGTCCTTGTCAGATCACTCGTACAGAGTAATTAAACTACCAGGTGCCGGTGGATTGATAGTATATTCCAACCACTGTCTCTGGAGATCGTCGCAAGGGGTGTATTGTGCAATACTTGATGGCTCAAACGACTTCAGGTTTGGTATCTCAGTGAATCGTGCGGTCGAATAGAATGGGTGTTAAAACATGATACCCGTCTTGAGACCGTCTATGCTCAACAACTGGGCAGACAATGGATCTTACAACAGGTTAACCTCCGTAAGGAGTACCCTGAGCACAAAGCCTCGGACGTGAAATATGACTATGACTGGAACACTGATGAGGATAACGTTCTTGACACTGAAGACGTCGTTGACGAGGCTGTAGATGTCATTGAAAATGAAGAGCACATATCTTATGGTTTCCTTGGATTTCATCCTTATAAAGAGGTTGTCTTCTTGAATACATCAACAAGAGGACTAGCCTATGACTGGATCAACTCAAAATTTCAGGACTTGGGCAGTTCATGGACATGTTAGGAGTATGGAACACCATATGGAGAGACAggcgtatctttcccatacacgccTTGTTGGGTAAGCGCGTTTCCTGGAAACGAATTAGAATCTCTTCTTTTAGACGAGAAGCTATATAGGAACAAGCTAGAACTAGAAGCTCAACTTGAGGAGGAATCCTACTTCACCTACATGGGCGAGTATGAGCTGCGCAAGCAGTCTGGGCGTGCCAAGAGGTCAAGGACTCTGCCGCCAAGATTCGTCGCAGACACCTCATTGCTGCTCGGTAGGAACCCATCGTTACCGACATGAAGTCGAAGGCAATTCACACCGGGGCGACCGGGTTCAACCTTGGCAAAGCCACCACAGAACTAGTGACCACCATAGTTGGATCCTAGCTTCCTACTTGATTAGTTTCCTGGAAACAAAGATGAGTAGGTTTGTGCAAATCAGATGCCCTACTCGTCGCTAGCTTCATTTATCTTGTCTTACTTATTTATTATCTATTTGTGCTCAACTGTTGTTGGAGCCTTGTCTCAGTACTCTCCACAATTTGTATCGTTGTTATTTTGGATTTCCTTCTATAATAAGACTATGTGACTTTGTTATTTTCCGTTatcgggctttattaatttaaactcGATTGTTTCTTGTGACTTTCTTCTAGAGTAGGTATGTGCAAGCATATTGGAAAATCAACTTGAAGATGACTCATGTGTGAGGCTCTGTGTTGTAACTTGTTGGCTCAATGGAAAACAATGTTTTATACCCTTTTTGTGTGTCATTTGATTGGAGAAAGCTAACATTGTCTGCCATGCATCTGCCTTCCTATTTGGTCAAGAACGCACACAAGTCCCGCTTCTTGCTTTCTGGTGGATGCATGCTTGAGATCAGGTTGAAACAACCACAAACTGTCTAATTTGCGAGTTTGTCGGGCGGCAACCTTACTCActcgtagatgtgatgttgttgttTCAAAAAGTGCAAATGGGCCGGTGTATCTCGTCCGATGTGAATCAGTGTTTACTTTAGACAGGATGTACAATTTATCTGTTTCTAGTTTGTGCAACTAACTGTGTATGGGAATTTTCACCTTGTTTTTGTACGTAGTGATGGTGACTCTCACGAGTAACTTGCCTGGAGCATTCACATCCGGTGACAAAAAAACTTTAATTAAATGGTAACAGAAATTTGGGAAACTCTTCCTATATTACGTTCTGTTCTTCTTTTTCTCAAGTGCCTGCAAAAGTTGCGATACAGaatattgatccaacgacataaataAATAATAGTCAATCCGTGGTCTTGCTCAATAGTAAATAAATAATGTTGTACAATATATAGGACTCTATTCATCGTATAACAGCAACAACATTTACAGGTTGTGATGAAATGGAGTCCAGGGATCCGAATCCCAATAAGCTGACGTTCTAGAACTGAAAGTAGCCTTTGCTTGGCTATCAGTGACATGATTAGCACTACGATTATTTGCGAAGATTCACTGCTAGTTGGAGACATTCAGCATAAACCGCAGCGTCGGCACCAAAGTAGTGAGAGACATCAATCATAATCTTACAATGTTGGAGACATTCAGCATAAACCGCAGCGTCGGCACCAAAGTAGTGAGAGACATCAATCATAATCTTACAATGTTTAACCTTTGCAATGTCATGCAGGGGCTTGATCCACCTCTCCTCAGTTTTCTTCCCTTGGTCCTTACTTGCAGCTCtagtttgttgccaagaatggagctAATTATAATCTTACCACTCAATTTTAATTTTGAAAGGTACCTTTATTTTAATATCTTAAAGCAAAGGCATTCATCCATGTGTAGACGCAATCCATGCTAATATTTCCTTGGCTTTGATTCACCTATCCCTGGCCCTGTTCACTACAGCCAGATTATTCATCTTGCTTGAGAGGGAGAAGTGAGACATTTTATTTAAGGCAGGTGCAAATGG is drawn from Triticum dicoccoides isolate Atlit2015 ecotype Zavitan chromosome 6B, WEW_v2.0, whole genome shotgun sequence and contains these coding sequences:
- the LOC119325618 gene encoding zinc finger BED domain-containing protein RICESLEEPER 2-like isoform X1, with product MSVTLDNASNNDGAVDALKAKFLFRRGKDFEGQYFHIRCCAHILNLVVQDGTAILDNLINSLRETVKYFKRSPSRLHAFVATCKSLGVKVGNHLHLDCKTRWSSTFKMISTARGYKEALTSHAGSNANYAWAPTNAEWDMYDLISPLLESLAEVTKAFSGSLYPTSNIFYPYIVGVKLGIKHAMASDSDHYKEMGEAMLEKFDKYWEEKNNAMVIATIFDPSFDPRYKMGYIEWAFGELYGEGSTRFRTEIKTVEKELAALYDKCVAQNKRAGNGESSSSSTNIPSIPVQAGYESSLSSRSTRISKSEFRNYLEDEVAPRNKALDLLGWWKENAPWYPMLAKIAKRFITIPATSMSSESTFSATGRILDDYRSSLKPVMVEALVCGASYIKGAHVDLNLVPRDENEEDDVENIKLPTVVEEIND
- the LOC119325618 gene encoding zinc finger BED domain-containing protein RICESLEEPER 2-like isoform X2, with the protein product MSVTLDNASNNDGAVDALKAKFLFRRGKDFEGQYFHIRCCAHILNLVVQDGTAILDNLINSLRETVKYFKRSPSRLHAFVATCKSLGVKVGNHLHLDCKTRWSSTFKMISTARGYKEALTSHAGSNANYAWAPTNAEWDMYDLISPLLESLAEVTKAFSGSLYPTSNIFYPYIVGVKLGIKHAMASDSDHYKEMGEAMLEKFDKYWEEKNNAMVIATIFDPRYKMGYIEWAFGELYGEGSTRFRTEIKTVEKELAALYDKCVAQNKRAGNGESSSSSTNIPSIPVQAGYESSLSSRSTRISKSEFRNYLEDEVAPRNKALDLLGWWKENAPWYPMLAKIAKRFITIPATSMSSESTFSATGRILDDYRSSLKPVMVEALVCGASYIKGAHVDLNLVPRDENEEDDVENIKLPTVVEEIND